The segment TAGAAATCAAGAACACACAACAATAATTATGAATCATTTAAAATGGCGAGATGATTTTATGTGTGGACATTTACGAAGCCTTTATGAGAAAAACCACAAATCAATTTTGTCTTTTGTCTGTCGGTGTCAatgtcaatttcaatttttaaaattttcgtatataatgaattaaaatgaaacgggAAAGGCTGTAGGTTGTGAGTATTTTACTTCTTTTTGTTTGAGGctcaaacatttaaattacgCTTGTTTCTGGACGATTTTTGCCCATTATTAAAGCCCCATTTCTGTTGAACGTTTACGTATGCTTAGAAAAGTATATAGTGCCCTATTAACTTAGCTGTGGCTACCCGCTTTTGAGTCCTTAAACGTTCCGTGGTAAAATACTGCCGGTCAAAATGATAAACACAAGTTCCGTGGTTAATCAGACCCTGGAAACTCAACTTCCAGTGCAAAAGCTGGAAGTAGCTGCAAGAAACGTGGATAAAGCTTTATCGTTAGATTGCACTGCCCCCAAGTTGAGGGACCTAATGAATATCAATCCTGAAACTGGCTCTACAGCTAGTGGTTTGATTGACCATGACTATCCTTTAAATGGGGTACCATTAGGCTTAAGTAATTTCCCTCAGATTAAATGCATTAGCAGTGTTCCTCTTCCTCCAGAAATTGTGGATCATTTTAGTCGTATCCTTTTATCTAAGttctttataataaaatttcagaataattttgaaaggaCCTTAATCATATGATAGATGTTCAATGTCATTGCATGATGGGTCTTTTCCCAGAAATAAATCGAGCCTGGCTTACTGTGGATAGTGATATTTATATTTGGACTTATGAGGAAAACACAGATTTGGCTTATTTTGATGGAATAAATGAGACAATTCTATGTGTAGGGCTAGTTAAGCCGAGACCTGGAGTTTTTCAAGcattcattaaatatttattagttttaaccACTGCAGTTGACATTATTGTATTAGGAGTAACTTTTTCTGAAGGTAAGTTAAAGACatgagtattttttaaattcagaatTGATATTAGAATGGATAATTTAGAACTGAATGTATGGGCAATTATTTTATGATAGTACACAAAGTCTTCCTTGATGTTATGCTAATAAGTCAAGGTGCAATTCCTCAGGTCATTTCATGAAGAAAAGTACATATGAATATATGTCCGAAATGGCGCAAAGTTCTTACTACAgggtattgaattttttttttcaaataattaatttaaaatttttcatcaagtattttagatagtttttaattttagtttgtgTTAACAGGATATAAAACCTCATagtttaataagaaaaataattctattaCTCAACCAGTGGACTCTCTGCATACATCTCTGATattgtttatgaaaaaagtAGTATGTCACTGACAttttttcacagaaatattttttctaattatgcTGGTCAATTCTACATGATAAAGGTCCAAAGCTACTCTGGTTAAACCAGCTGTTCTTGATTAAAACAATACACATcatcttaatttatttctttattttcaaaattaatttatatttctttcctcaataaattaatactttGTATAGATTGTTGGAAATGATCACCTCTGCTTAATAGGTTTGTTTCAGTTTCTATGCACATCAAATTGTGCACTCATTCAAATATTCCCTGGTTATACCTAATTATTTCACAGGTGATTCCGCGCGTTTTCGAAGTAAATATtcactctttaaaaaaaaaaataatttggaagAGTTAATGCtagtttcttaaaattttagagtTATTGTGCTTTGGTAAACTTACATCTTCAATGTGAAAGTAAaagtaaagtaaatttttatctgCTGCCATTGGCAGAGTTACATGTGAATCAGACGACGTTTTcgtaataaaatgtaaaattccaaTGAAAtgtataacatttttattatgttcagattctcttaatattttataacaaaaaagtctcttgatttttttacctAATACCTATTGCCTACTAAACTCTGGATAGCCAatgtaaacattattttattcgtAGCTGTCCTTCACATCTTTGATATTCCTTAAAACCATTGAAACTGGTCAGTCAATGCATTAAACAGCTAACTCTTCCTCGTCTTTCATGTCCATAgagacttttatttattttaaggtttttgttttttaacttaatatgtgatattgatataaaaagtttataacTGATATATACAGGAAGCAGTGGTGGGGAAGCCGAAATCCACCTAATCCCAGATCCAGTGTTTACCTTACCAACTGATGGTAATACTATAACAACCATAACAGCCACCAAAAATGGACGTTTATTTTTGGGCAGCAAGGAAGGGtctttgtttgaaatttcttacCAGGTGATTTGTTTCATATTGTGTGCTTGTAGCAGTTTCAattaagcttcaaatttatagGCTGCAAGTGGGTGGTTTGGAAAACGTTGTAAAATGACAAACCTTTCCACAAGTGCCTTGTCATTTCTTGTGCCATCATTTCTTAATGCAGCTTTAAGTGAAGAAGACAGTGTAATACAAATAGTTGTAGACAATTCAAGGAATATCTTATATAGTTTAAGCGAAAAGGGCGCTATAGAAGTTTGTGATTTGGGGGAGAAAGGCAATGGATTTTCTAGAATTATCAAAGTATCTCAGAATTCATTGGTCAATGAGGCAATGAGTACTGTTAAGTAAGTAAATTATAATCTTGAAGCCGCAACTTAGtgatattatacatttttaggACATTGGACAGTCAAAATTTTCGTCCAATTGTCAGCCTTTCTCCAGTTGAATCTGCCGAATCTGGCAGTATAAATTTGGTGGCTATGACTCAAACGGGCGTAAGATTTTACTTGTCTGTTGTGGGATTATCTAATCAACTACTCAACCAGCGGCCGTATACTTTAACTTTAGCTCATGTGAGATTACCTCCGGGCTATTCAGCAAATGTTACTGTAAGGCCAAGAAATGTTCATTTGTCCCATTATCGGTAAGTTAAGTATTGATTGAGCAGTAGCGGTTGGTGTGAGAATATGTAACAAGTTCATTAATCTTTCATTTTTACTTTACTGTTAGTTTTTTCTACTTTCCGGagtcaaagtgaaaataaagTGTTATTTTAGGGACCGGAACttggttttaatttctaatatcAAAGATAAAGACGTATTGTGGTGTATGAGCTCCGATTTATTCCCATTTCGTCCCACTTTAATGGAAGCATATACCACTATTAACTTGGACGGGCCAGCTCTGGCTCTTTCAGAGGTAGTAAGTCCGATTTTCGCGACttttctgttttattattttgataaaaatcaaaggTACGGTATGATGACTGGTTACAACTGCCATCAGATTTTCAAGAAGAGCCTCCATTGGTAGTAAGACAGCACGCAGAACCCCCTAAGAAATATGTTGTCCTAACTTCTCACAGTGTGCAaatctttattaaattcagaCCGTTAGATTTATtgaggcaaattttaaaagacaGTCATGGTAATTTTCCTTATTATGGAGTATAAATCGAGATATATGGAGTTATTTCAGGTCAAGACACATCGgctttaaaatcatttttctcaaTAGAGAAAGAGCCTCAAGCATGCGCCACTGCCTTGATACTGGCTTCGCTCGAAAGTGAGGAAAATCTTGAAATAGCTGAATTGGCAACAAGGGCATTCTTCATGTTTGGAGGCGAACCACAAGTTGCCCAACTTGCTCAGACcaatatatgtatgttttcattttctcaTGGGATGATCAAATTGGTGTGCGTCATTAttgctaaaattgaaaattgctaTGAAATGAGAACATTCCAAGTTTTACAAATTGTTATGGTTTGAAATATGGTATTAGTAGTATCCAACAATGGATCCTTCCtgtataaaatagaaaaagaaacaagttttgattttcaatattacGTTGTGTGTGCAGTTTCAGGTACTTCAGTATTTTCTCCAAACATAGTCTCGACCCCAGCTCAGCAACATCCTCTCAACGCTTTCTCTTCTCCTCAAAGTCCCACTGGTTTTGCAGGCCAGACTGCATACTCTCACGTTAGTTTTCAGCAGCCTGGAAACCTTCAAGGCGGGTTTCTTCAACAAACCGTGTTCGATCCGAGCAGTTTGGTTAACTTTTCGGCCAAACACAATGgcctttatttatatttatgcaGAATATTGCGGCCTGTGTGGAATAGGAGGTGCGTGGAACGAATTAGTGCCGATGGAAAAACTTTTCTGGTAAATAAGCGATAGTTTaagcatataaaaaaaattatttatatgtgGAGTGCCTACTTAACACTTCCTCGAACTATTATGAGTTTGTTtacggttaaaaaaaaatcaattgaatGTATTTGAACCTAATGGAGTTCAAAAGTGAATTTTGAacctatattttttatttatctaatatcatttttttagaacCAAAATTCCATTTCCGCTGAAGAGTGTATCCAAATCCAATGTAATTTAAACGctcttcataattttttaaaaatgaacacACAGTTATCCTCCTATAATGTTTCGAGTCAACGTTGTACGCAATTGAATACCACACCGATAAATCATAATTTAGTGAGTCCGCCTGTTCAAAACGCCCAACTAGAAGAGAGACAGTCCTTGGATGCCTTGAAAACGTTTGTTTGCCATTGTTGCCAAATTATGGGACTGTGGAGGATTTTGTGTGACCACCAGTTCCATGACTTAGTGGGTAAGTGAAAAACAATTCTCCGTTTTATCATTATTAAGATGAGATAGATATAAACAGACATTCCCTTAagtatttttcgttaaaaatgcttttttttttatttcgcgacgtttttgtatttatattataattgtAAGTCTTTATTGCTAAATATTAAATCTTCGTCTTTGTACTCTATAACTAACGAATATCCggatgatttttttgaaacaattctTTATATTTCCAATCCAGCATTTTATTAACCCTGGAGATAAAGCTTTTTGCTGTTTTTAGGATCTTTACCTGAGAATCAGCAACAAATCCTGCAAGGCACAACATTTAAAGAGCTCTTCCTCTATCGACAAGATATATgcacaatattaataaatactttAGTTGAGAGCTACCTAGGCGATAACGCATCAGTTGACTcaataagtaataaattaatggAGGTTTGTCCTCATTTATATAAGCCTGAAGATGCCGCCTTTTCCAAAGTAAGTGCcttattagttttttaagCATTAAATTTATGCGAAATGGGAATATTTTAGGCTAACGAACTATTAAAATCAACACGAGTAGTGCAAAATTCCGATGAGAGGGAAGGAATGTTAGTTTCTGCTCTACAACTATGTAAAAATATCGCTCCCAACGTGAATCTTCCCGAAGTTTGTAAACAGTTTACTTCGTTAAAAGCTTATAAGGCTGTAATTGAACTTTGCGCGCATTGTGCCAAAAAAGTCGATCCCGAAAAAATCGCTGAAAGTTATTTCAACAGCGAGGTCAATCAGAGCGATCAGGATGGCTTGAACATGTATCAGAGAAGGTATTTTGAATGGCTGCTTGAGATGATTGACTACCTTATTTACATGATTTTAGAATGGAAATATATAGGGAAATAATTGTCATGTTGGAAACAATCTACAATGAACAGGAACCAGTAGCTCTCACTCGGCGGGAACCCGATTTTAATGATGAAAAATCAATGATCTTAGATGGTTTCGAAAGTACTAGGTTGAATTCAAcggtaaacaattttttttgtgatgatCGTGGGCCTAGTAATATTCTTTTTAGATTCATCAAGTAATAGATGAAATCCTGTACTGCGAGGACGAGCTGATGCACGTTGCTTTATACGACTGGATGGCTTCTAGAGAAATGACGAGTGATTTAATTAAGATCAGTAAACCGTCGTTGGAACATTATTTGAAGCGGTGTTCTGTGCAGAACCCTGATAATATGATGGTTATGGATTTATTGTGGAAGTTTTACGAGAGTCATAATAACCATGCGGCAGCcgccaaaatattaaataatcttGCCTGCCGAAATGGgtaattttatagtttttttttcgctaATTTTCTTGACTTCTGGCgttaattatgtttttggtTTCTAAAAAATTGATGTTAAAATTTACAGCATACTcataatttgactcatatatcATCGTTTAATATGtcgtcaaaattattttagttcaAGAATAACTCTGAAAGAACGGCTAACGTATTTGGCGAGAGCCATAATGTGCATGCGTAGCGACAGGTCGGGTTATGCACCCTTTTTAGGCGTGTTTCTCAGAGATCTAGAGGATAAAATGGAAGTAGCCAGGGTCCAGGAGCTAATTGTCGAGGAAATAACCAATTTTAGAGATCAAATACCAAGTGCGGACGAAGCTATTATGGCTTTAAACAGTGGACTTTATGAAATATCTCAAGTAAGATTATTAGCAGCTTTTTTAGTGGTCGTTCGAACCAAAGCAAATTTTGCAAGGCTTGATACCAAgattcaagaaaaattaaaactaaactcATATTTAGATCTAAAGTTTACATTTATATAAATCATCTCATAACTGTCTTTCCTtacctttttttcatatgaaacaaaaatttactccaaaagatattttttactccaaagaatatttttaaacattttttttttcaactatcCATAAATCTTAGCAACTACTTCTATTTTTAGttgtatgaaaattttgcGGAACCCTTTAATCTACTAGAATGTCAGCTTGCTATTATAGACTGCGCTGGCTATGCTGATGAAGGGAacaatttggccaaatccATATGGCAGCAGATATTAGCGAATGAAATTAGAAAGAGCGGAGGCAGCGGAAATAATCGCATGAGCCAAGTGCTGTCCAAAGTTAAACATTTAGCAAGACAATATGTCAATTCTACAAACTGTTTTCCCTTAGGTAAATGGTTGTGTTCGGTAACGACTTATCCTTAGTACCTTTGTTGTGCCAAGTGGGTTTGCCCGTGTATCGTGGTCATTTAAAGTATTAAGAGTAaaagatttaataataaatatgtaacttttattaagcacaaattttactattctatctatttttttctcaggataattgtatttttaggTTATATTGTGGGAGAATTAGAAATGGTTAATGCGAAACTTAGAGGAGATAAACATTTAGTGCCGACCACATTGCTTGCTGTTAAtgtggaatttgaaaaattgatagaGGTTTATAACCAGTGAGTGTCTACGAAACGCAGTAATTATAGTCATatgatatattatttaattctaattttcaGTTTGTTAACATTGTCGATTAACTTGGATTTCTGGCAATGTGAAGAACATGAGTTTCATCTCTACGAAGCAATGGCGGCTCTAATAATGTGTTTCGTCAATAACAGCGATTCTTATACAAGCATTATGAAGTAAGTGCAGCaattatatataaaagaaatattagaatTTTGGGAAAAGTGTATTTCAGTCTAAAAATGTTATGGAATTGAGCTTttcctaaattaaatttaaatttattttatttttctaggagAAAATTGACGGCCATTTGTCAAGACTCAGTAGCAGCTTTGCTTTCAAATTTATACAGCAAAACCAATAGTGACGAGCTAGTAAATGAGTTAAGGAACATCCAGGCTAGACTGGCGAGAATCTAGGAAGAAACccattttaaactttttattatatcTCATGTTCTATTATATCAATGTATTGGGCTGGCGCCAATTTGAGatatatgaaatgtttaaatttactgTGTAGCAGAACAACTTCACTGCCACGGATTTTCAGAagtgttttgttttctttattgcgtttatgtttttttaaaaattattcttagtGTATATACATAAGCTAATTTTCTGGATCCCCTCTCAGTAACTACCCACATacaagttattttatttaataggaTGGTTCCCATATGTTTAAAAGGGTTTACGGTCATTGttcaattatctttttttcagGATAAAGGTTCACACTGCgatattttatacttttttatacATAGGAGggaataaaatcaatttcaaacaATGATTTCATTTACAATGAAAACACCGTAGTGTTTGAGACAGAAGTTCTTTTTAACTAAGAAatcgttaaaataatttaaattaatggtttAGATGAGTTTTATTAACTTGTAAAAACCCGATTGCAATATGTGTTAGCTTCTGAGATATAGAGTCACACTTTACCTGTTTTTACCAGATTTAGTGTCTCGAAAATTTGTCTGGAATTGTCTAGTTTCTTGTACAtgatattgaaaatgttttaaaataaactgcgCATCAAAATAGGCAGAACACCACgttatttttcatctttttggGGAGCTTGCAGTTCAGGAATTTCTTGATCagttttaatgaataaaaaaatcctgaaagtTCATTTCTTCTAAAGATAGTCTTGAATAGATAGAAGGTTTTATGgactatatttaaataatttggaatgtttttatatttcattgttCTACGCCCCCTAAAGGTCACAGCGCGAAATTCTAATTAAGACTCCTTAAAACGGAACTTTTCAAACAAACTTGTCTCATTTGATATGCCTGGGAAAGATTTGCCttaacagaaaaatatcaattttttatgttctttATATTAAAGACacaacaatataattttttgaagccCTTTAAGTAACGAAAAGGTACATGTTTACTTTTAGTCGATAATGGGAGAatgaatgattaaaaaaaacatttaattattttataggcaatatttaaaattactaatattcttttactttttccctgtatatgtttttaaaagtaattctATCAAGAATAACTTCTTTTTATACAAATAGGAGTCATACTACAAGTTTCGTAAAATGTACGTATTGCCCTCTGCTTCACATCGTTCGGCCAAACGCAATTGTTAGTGGAAAAGtaccacttttcacacttgtCAGGTAattaactattttttattggaagtttttTGCTTAACAAGTAAAGAAAATGAGGATTAACTTTATGAAATAGCAAATAGGATCGGTTTCAATTGAtatgttagaaaaaaaacacttcaTTCAATAATATAATtctaatacatattttgtattttacatTTGTGATAACAATAGAACCTGTGCCATATGGAAGTAATAGACAATCACAGGAAACAGATAATAagataacaataacaatttagtagggttaattattataaaatagaGATTTGAAAGAGGTTGAATATGtcataaaattaacaaataccaGATTTACTGTAATAGGAATAGATGCATTCAGTCTCGTTTACACTATTAAACAACTTTCACTCTGACCATCTCAGACAACACTACTGAAAGTAAATAATAGGAAAGAAAGTTGCATTTACATGACAGAATCTTCTTAAATCAGCTCTACAGAGTTTACATCTTCAACTACATGTCAGTCCTATTTATAGGTAGGTATTCTTAGCAGGAGCTTCATCAATACTTCTCAAGTACATAAcaaatctatttaaattaaattactacgaaattcgaaaaatgattTAGCCCGATCCGAATTCAAAGAGATATCCGCTACCAAAACTATAAGGTTTTCCAGGGGCATCGTTGAATTCTGGTTCTTTATCCTCAAGAGCATTGCTACTGGGTGTAGGAGTGGCCCTGAGAGGGGCGTATTGAGGCTGAGGCTGGTACGAAGGCCTCGGTTGAGCAGTTGCTTGAGTGTAGATTTTAGGGTGATAATAGGATTGTGCTACACCACTTTGGGGCCTTTCATACGTTTCAGGCCTGTATTGACCGTCATCGTTACTTTGACGAGGCTGAAAGTAAGTTATGTATAGTTTAAAAAAGTGTGTATTTGAGTGCGTAATTTACCTGTGAGTAGGCACCTTGCTGTTGTGGCACTGGTAGTGGAGCGATAGGCTGCGGGGCTTTGGGCAAATGGTCAGCTTCCAATATCTTAAATCCTTCCTTTCCGGCAGTATATTTTACTGAGATCTTTTTACCGTTGGGGTCCACGTAGCTGTAGCCTCCAGTCCTTGTACTAGAAATGGttgaaaaacatttgtatgggataataatttaatttaagatttACCCGTCAGGAGCTATGCTTTCCCCTTGAGCTAAGCCATTCTCAGATGTGAACAAGTACTTGAAGTTGCCATCATGGTTGAGCGCTTGCTTGTGGGTCAAAATTTGCGGAGGAGGTCTCCGGGGGTATTGTTCACCATCCTCGTATTGTTGAGCATGGCAGCAAACGATTACGGTAATGGCTATCAAtgtaatctaaaaaaaattacttgtaaCATAAACTAATGGTTTTGTGTTTCAAAGAGGGAATTCTTTATAAGGAGAAGGCAAAAAAGCCGCTCCACTGCCCTCTATTCAAAAAACGCACAAGAAATAGGCAACAGTATTTTCCATATAGATaatcaaataaattcaaaatggttAATAGAAGTGGGCTAATTTAATGTGCAGTAATAGCTGCATATTGAGTTGGAGAACAATTAAAGTAGGTATCAACCACAATAAATTGGTTTACTTTATCAATGATATTGCGTGCGATTACTTCTTGAAAGTAAGAATTCCTGAACAAACGAACATGTCTTAATTTCGATTATCACATAGGTACCGTTCACCATGGTACAGATCTGTAATTTCACGTTGCAGGTTGCAGTGTTCGTAATTGccttttttgcaattcttaAATTACCCACCGGTcgcttataataataataaatctcGAATCTCGTG is part of the Euwallacea fornicatus isolate EFF26 chromosome 8, ASM4011564v1, whole genome shotgun sequence genome and harbors:
- the Nup154 gene encoding nuclear pore complex protein Nup155; this encodes MINTSSVVNQTLETQLPVQKLEVAARNVDKALSLDCTAPKLRDLMNINPETGSTASGLIDHDYPLNGVPLGLSNFPQIKCISSVPLPPEIVDHFSHVQCHCMMGLFPEINRAWLTVDSDIYIWTYEENTDLAYFDGINETILCVGLVKPRPGVFQAFIKYLLVLTTAVDIIVLGVTFSEGSSGGEAEIHLIPDPVFTLPTDGNTITTITATKNGRLFLGSKEGSLFEISYQAASGWFGKRCKMTNLSTSALSFLVPSFLNAALSEEDSVIQIVVDNSRNILYSLSEKGAIEVCDLGEKGNGFSRIIKVSQNSLVNEAMSTVKTLDSQNFRPIVSLSPVESAESGSINLVAMTQTGVRFYLSVVGLSNQLLNQRPYTLTLAHVRLPPGYSANVTVRPRNVHLSHYRDRNLVLISNIKDKDVLWCMSSDLFPFRPTLMEAYTTINLDGPALALSEVRYDDWLQLPSDFQEEPPLVVRQHAEPPKKYVVLTSHSVQIFIKFRPLDLLRQILKDSHGQDTSALKSFFSIEKEPQACATALILASLESEENLEIAELATRAFFMFGGEPQVAQLAQTNIFSGTSVFSPNIVSTPAQQHPLNAFSSPQSPTGFAGQTAYSHVSFQQPGNLQGGFLQQTVFDPSSLVNFSAKHNGLYLYLCRILRPVWNRRCVERISADGKTFLNQNSISAEECIQIQCNLNALHNFLKMNTQLSSYNVSSQRCTQLNTTPINHNLVSPPVQNAQLEERQSLDALKTFVCHCCQIMGLWRILCDHQFHDLVGSLPENQQQILQGTTFKELFLYRQDICTILINTLVESYLGDNASVDSISNKLMEVCPHLYKPEDAAFSKANELLKSTRVVQNSDEREGMLVSALQLCKNIAPNVNLPEVCKQFTSLKAYKAVIELCAHCAKKVDPEKIAESYFNSEVNQSDQDGLNMYQRRMEIYREIIVMLETIYNEQEPVALTRREPDFNDEKSMILDGFESTRLNSTIHQVIDEILYCEDELMHVALYDWMASREMTSDLIKISKPSLEHYLKRCSVQNPDNMMVMDLLWKFYESHNNHAAAAKILNNLACRNGSRITLKERLTYLARAIMCMRSDRSGYAPFLGVFLRDLEDKMEVARVQELIVEEITNFRDQIPSADEAIMALNSGLYEISQLYENFAEPFNLLECQLAIIDCAGYADEGNNLAKSIWQQILANEIRKSGGSGNNRMSQVLSKVKHLARQYVNSTNCFPLGYIVGELEMVNAKLRGDKHLVPTTLLAVNVEFEKLIEVYNHLLTLSINLDFWQCEEHEFHLYEAMAALIMCFVNNSDSYTSIMKRKLTAICQDSVAALLSNLYSKTNSDELVNELRNIQARLARI
- the LOC136340844 gene encoding endocuticle structural glycoprotein SgAbd-8-like; the protein is MNKIRITLIAITVIVCCHAQQYEDGEQYPRRPPPQILTHKQALNHDGNFKYLFTSENGLAQGESIAPDGTRTGGYSYVDPNGKKISVKYTAGKEGFKILEADHLPKAPQPIAPLPVPQQQGAYSQPRQSNDDGQYRPETYERPQSGVAQSYYHPKIYTQATAQPRPSYQPQPQYAPLRATPTPSSNALEDKEPEFNDAPGKPYSFGSGYLFEFGSG